Part of the Deltaproteobacteria bacterium IMCC39524 genome, ATTCCATAACCCTATGTAATACAAAGAGCTCTTAAGGAGGCGGAAACCATCATGAGATGTATTCTTATCATTGCTTTAATCATTGCTTCTTTCTCTCATCCTCTCTCCGCGCACGAGTTAACAGGAACCCTCCAACAGATTGAAAAATCCGGGGAAATAAGAATTGGGTATCGACAGACGATGCCGCCCATGTCTTTTCTTGGCAAGGACGGCTTACCCATCGGTTACTCGATCGACCTCTGTGCTGAAGTTGTCCGCGAGGTAGAAAAAATTCTCGGTGTCGCGGTGAAAAGCCACTACGTGCCGGTGACATCGGAAGATCGTTTTACTGCCCTGGCAGACAACAAGATTGACCTCCTATGCGGAGCGACGACGAAAACCATTTCCCGTGGAGAGATTGTTGATTTTACTCAACTGACCTTCGTGACGGGAGCGTCCTTCATGGCCTTGAAGGAAACGAAAATCAGGAATAATTTTGAAGGCAAGAAAATAGGTGTCTCCAAAGGCACAACCACTGCGAAAGCTTTGAAAAAACTCCTCACCGATGCAGAGGTGAAAGCAGATATTGTCTTCGTCAAATCCAAGGAAGACGCTCTCAAGGCCCTCGATAAAGGTGACATTGATGCCTTTGCTGCTGATCAAGTTGTGCTCATCGGCATGGCCTTGATCTCAGGACATCCAAAAAGTTATTCGATTCTGCCCGACCTTTTTTCGTATGAACCTTTAGCCCTGGCTTTAAGAAGAAATGATGCGGATTTCAGACTTGCCGCCGATCGCGTGATTTCTGACCTGTACCGCTCCAAAAAAATCCTGAAAATTTATGATGATTGGTTCGGTCAATTCGCCAAGCAACGGTCCTCTGCCTTTGATGCCTTGATCCAGCTTAACGCCATACCTGAATAGGTTCTCAGAATCCAGGTTCTCTTTTCAGTAAGGTTGGCAGGACTATTATGCAACATGAGGCCTTTTCGATGACGATAAAGTTTGGAAAAACAACGATAACAGAGGTTCTACAAATTCTGGGCCTGATCTGTACTGTTTTTATACTGTTTGCATGCTCCAGAACCGATATCACCGGTTCCTGGACAAATCCTGATTTCAAGGGTGAGGTCAAGAAAATCTACCTGGTCGGTATTGCCAAGGACGAGATGAACCGGAGGGTTTTCGAAGACTCTTTTAGTAACCATCTTTTCAGTATGGGTGTGTCAACAGAGTCAAGCTATAGAGATATTATGACCAGTTCGGAAGTCGATAAAGAGACCCTTGCACAAAAAATGGCAGAAAAGGGTTGTGACTCAGTCCTGTTGACAAGGCTGATCGGTCAACGCAAGGAAACCGTGATCACACATGGCGGATATTCCGGATATGTTCCGGGGCCATACTACGGAGGCCGAGGACGTTACGCCCGCCCTCCCTATTACAACAGCTGGGGGAGTTATTATGGTCGCAGGCATGATGTCTTTTATACGCCTCC contains:
- a CDS encoding amino acid ABC transporter substrate-binding protein, which codes for MRCILIIALIIASFSHPLSAHELTGTLQQIEKSGEIRIGYRQTMPPMSFLGKDGLPIGYSIDLCAEVVREVEKILGVAVKSHYVPVTSEDRFTALADNKIDLLCGATTKTISRGEIVDFTQLTFVTGASFMALKETKIRNNFEGKKIGVSKGTTTAKALKKLLTDAEVKADIVFVKSKEDALKALDKGDIDAFAADQVVLIGMALISGHPKSYSILPDLFSYEPLALALRRNDADFRLAADRVISDLYRSKKILKIYDDWFGQFAKQRSSAFDALIQLNAIPE